In Desulfomicrobium escambiense DSM 10707, the DNA window ACGCCGACAAGCCCGAGCTTCCGCTCCTGCCCGACGGGCACCCCATCCGCACCTTTCAGGCCGAGAACGCCCTGGCCGAGGAAAAGGCGGCGAATCTGTCCACGATCCTGGGCGGCGTCCGGGACGAGCTCGGGTATTCGGGGGCGCGAAATGCCCTGAAGAACGGGGTCGCGGACCTGGCCGCCATCGTCCGCCATTATGAGCGCAAGGAAAACCAGCTCTTCCCCATCATGGAGGCCCACGGTCTGACGGCCCCACCGCAGGTCATGTGGGAGATCCATGACGACATCCGGGCCATGTTCAAGAAGGCCCAGGCCTGCCTGGGGTCCGCGCAGCACGCACCGGCCGTGGAGGCCGTGTCCGAGCTGGTCCTGGCCGTGCGCGACATGGTCTTCAAGGAGGAGCGCATCCTCTTCCCCATGGTCTTCGAGGCCTTTTCCGAGGAGGACTGGCGCAAGGTCAGGCGGGGGGAGGCGGAGATCGGCTTCGCCTGGGTGGACCCGGGGAATGCCTGGCTGCCGGCCGAAGGGACGGCTGCCGTCGGAGGAGCCGCAGGCCTGATACCGCTCGACTGCGGACGCATGGAGCCCGAGGTGATCAATTCCCTGCTCAAGCATCTGCCCGTGGACATGACGTTCGTCGGCCCCGACGACCGCGTGCAGTACTTCTCGCAGACAGACGAGCGGATCTTCCCCCGCAGCGAGGGCATCATCGGCCGCGAAGTGTCCAAATGCCATCCCCCAAAGAGCGTGCATATGGTCGAGGAGATTTTGGCCCGATTCAAGAGCGGGGAGCGCGACACGGCCGAATTCTGGATCGAACTGGGCGGACGCTTCATCCACATCCGCTATTTCGCGGTCAGACGCGATGGCCGGTATCTGGGCTGCCTCGAAGTCAGCCAGGACGTCACCGCCATCCGCGCCCTGGAGGGACAACGGCGTCTCCTGGACTGGACGTGACGACTGCACCGCGGGAAGCCCGGACAATCTTTCGAACCAGTGCTCGTGACGCGACAAGACCTTTGCCTGCGCGCCAATCCGTAATTCCACTCTGACCATTGCCGGGCGGCGTTTTTTTCGTGGGACGCTGCCCGTTCCGGCACACGTCCGATCATCCGGGACGCAAGGCACGCGACGTCGTGCGCCCTTGCGCTTTGTCTTCCGACTCGCGTAAGAAATATCCAGGGCGACGACGCCCACGAGAATCCACCCCCGTCCACACCAGCGAGGCCCAATGTCCCGGAAGCGAAAGGCCAGCATCCCCAGCGCGTTTTTGCGCTTCACATCGATCATCTCGACCGCGAGCCTGCTGCTCCTGGGCGCCTTGTGGGTCTGCGACGACATCTACCATTTCGAGAAGGACAGCGCCGAATACCGGCAGGAATTCCTGGAGACGCGCAAACGCGAAGTCCGACACGAGGTCGACGCCTTCCTGGCCGAAATCGCGGAACGGCGCGGCAACCTGGAAGAGTCCCTGCGGCGGAACATCCGGAACCGGGTCGATGAGGCCTGGTCCGTGGCCGACAACCTCTACCGGCACAATTCGGAGCGCATGGGGCGGGAGGAACTGGCCGGGATGATCCGCGAGGCCCTGCGCCCCATCCGCTACAACGACGGGAGGGGCTATTTCTTCGCCACGGGCCTCGACGGGGTGGAGCAGCTCTTCGCCGACCGGCCGGAGTTCGAGGACCGGAACCTCATGGACATGATGGACCCGTCGGGAAAACCCGTCATCCGGGACATGATCCGCATCGCCCGGGAACGGGGCGCAGGTTATTACGAATATTTCTGGACCAAACCCGGCAGCCCCGGGCGCGACCACCGCAAGCTCGCCTACATCCGCCACTTTCCCGCGCTCGAATGGCTCATCGGCACCGGGGAATACCTCGAAGACGTCGAGAACGACCTCAAGGCCGAAATACTGTGCTTGCTGGAACGGGAACATTTCGGAGAAGGCGGGTACCTCTTCGCCGGCACCCTGGACGGCATCGGGCTGGCCGGTCCGGCCAAGGGCAGGAACATGCTCGCCATGACCGACGCCAACGAGCTGAAGGTCGTCCAGGAACTCGTCGCCGCGGCCAAGGGAGGCGGCGGCTTTGTCGAATACGTCATGCCGCCCGTCGAGGGCATCACCCCGCACCGCAAACTGAGCTACGTGGCGCCGGTCAAGGATTGGGGCTGGTTTGTCGGCGCTGGCGTCAACCTTGACGTCGTCGAGGCGGACATCGCGCGCAAACGGCACGTCATCATGACCAACAGCATCAAGCACACCGCCATGCTGCTCGGTCTGCTCGGCCTCATCTTCCTCATCCAACACATCGCGGCCCGACGCGCTACGGCCAGGCTCCGGGAAGGTCTGGCCGCCTTCATGGACTTTTTCAGCCAGGCCGGCAGGTCCGAAGCGACCCTCGCCCCCGGCTCGCAGCCCTACATCGAACTGGAAAAGCTGGCCGCCACGGCCAACTCCATGATCGACGGACGCCTGCGCGCCGAAAAGGCCCTGCACGACAGCGAGGCCCGGTATCGGCGTCTGGTGGACAACGCCCTGGACGCCATCTTCCTGGCCGACCGGTCCGGCCGCATCATCGACGCCAACAACGAGGCCTGCCAGAGTCTCGGATACACGTTTACGGAACTCACGGCCCTGAACGTCTGGGATGTGGACATCCATGCCTCGGCCGAAGGTTTCGGGCAACTCCTCGACATGCTGAACGAAAAGGGAGCCGCGATGCTCCAGAGCGCCCACCGCAAGAAGGACGGCACCGTGTTTCCGGTGGAGATTCAGACCACCGTCTTCCAGGAGAACGGCGACCTGCTCGTCCTCGGCGTGGCCCGCGACATCTCCGCGCGGATCGAGGTCGAAGAGAAGCTCCGGCAGTCCGAAAAGACGTTCATCCAGCTCTTCCAGTCCTCGCCGGAAGCCATCTTCCTCGTGCAGACGGAGAGCGAGCGCATCAGGGAGGTCAACGAGGCCTGCGTGCGCCTCTTCGGCCATGCCCGTGAGGACCTGCTGGGTAAAACCGCCATGGAAGCGGGCCTGTACGCCCGCCAGAGCGATCGTGACACGATTCTCGGCCAGTTGCGCCGGGGCGGGGAGATCAAGGACTACGAACTGCAGATGCGGCACAGGGACGGGCGCATCCTGGACTGCGTGCTCTCGATCCAAGTCCTGAACATCGGGGGCGAACGCCATCATCTGGCGTCCTACCACGACATCACGGAACAGAAGAAAATCCAGGAAATGCTGATCCAGTCCGAGAAAATGATTTCCGTCGGCGGCATCGCAACGGGCATCGCCCACGAGATCAACAACCCGTTGGGCATCATCCTGCAGGCGGCCGAGAACCTGGCGCTCAGGACGCGGCCCGATTTCCCCAAAAACCTGGAAGCCGCCGAGGCCGTCGGTCTCGATCTCGGGCTCATGGACCGCTACATGAAAGTCCGCAAGCTCGACGTCTTCATCCAGGACATCCGCGAGGCGGGCATCCGGGCGGCCTTCATCGTGCGCAACATGCTCGACTTCAGCCGGCGCGGCGAATCCAGACGCAGCATGTGCCGCATGCGCGACATCGCGGAAAAGGCCCTGAACTTGGCCCGCAGCGACTACGACCTGAAGAAGCACTACGATTTCCGCAACATCCGCATCGAAATCAAGGAGGATTCCGATATCCCGGCCGTTTTCTGCAGCGAGACGGAGATGGAGCAGGTTTTCCTCAACCTCTTCCGCAACGCGGCCCAGGCCATCGCCTCCGCCGACATCCCCGCGGGCGAACCGCGCATCGAGGTCCGCATCTCCGTCCCGGCCGAAGGCTGGGTCCGGGTGGAGGTCGAGGACAACGGCCCGGGCATCCCGCCAGAAGCGCGCAGGCGCATCTTCGAGCCCTTCTTCACCACCAAGAAACCGGGGGAGGGAACAGGCCTGGGCCTGGCCGTGAGCTACTTCATCGTGACCAGCGGACACCGCGGAAGAATCCACGCCGCGCAGGGCTCCGCGGGCGGGGCCTGCTTCACCGTGGAATTGCCGGTCCAGCCCGGGAGCACCACGCAGAACGTGGAGCGCTAACGCGCGGGAACACCGCCTTCCGGCTGGCGCTCGAAGATGCGCATGGGCAGGCCTGCCGCGTAAAATGCGGCAGGCCGATCCGCTCCCGACATTTTTCTTTGCAGAACAAAAAAACCGCGTTAGCGTCCGGTCAGCCCCGCGAGGGCCTTCTCCAAAGAACACTCAGACAGAGCACCGAACATGCGTCCCAAGCTCAGAACGGGTTACCCCGTGACCATCCACGGCCAGACCTTCACCAAG includes these proteins:
- a CDS encoding DUF438 domain-containing protein, with amino-acid sequence MELSTKTKIGDLLDAYPFLLEYLVKQSPKFSKLENPFLRKTVAAVASVSKAAALGGLDPDDFLAGIAVEIFRKSNDSVTLVNSGGRAEHARSVSREERIEAFKGIVMRLHGGESLDSLRQEFHALLKDVSPAEVGAMEQRLVAEGIPESEIKKVCNLHVELFTADADKPELPLLPDGHPIRTFQAENALAEEKAANLSTILGGVRDELGYSGARNALKNGVADLAAIVRHYERKENQLFPIMEAHGLTAPPQVMWEIHDDIRAMFKKAQACLGSAQHAPAVEAVSELVLAVRDMVFKEERILFPMVFEAFSEEDWRKVRRGEAEIGFAWVDPGNAWLPAEGTAAVGGAAGLIPLDCGRMEPEVINSLLKHLPVDMTFVGPDDRVQYFSQTDERIFPRSEGIIGREVSKCHPPKSVHMVEEILARFKSGERDTAEFWIELGGRFIHIRYFAVRRDGRYLGCLEVSQDVTAIRALEGQRRLLDWT
- a CDS encoding cache domain-containing protein; protein product: MSRKRKASIPSAFLRFTSIISTASLLLLGALWVCDDIYHFEKDSAEYRQEFLETRKREVRHEVDAFLAEIAERRGNLEESLRRNIRNRVDEAWSVADNLYRHNSERMGREELAGMIREALRPIRYNDGRGYFFATGLDGVEQLFADRPEFEDRNLMDMMDPSGKPVIRDMIRIARERGAGYYEYFWTKPGSPGRDHRKLAYIRHFPALEWLIGTGEYLEDVENDLKAEILCLLEREHFGEGGYLFAGTLDGIGLAGPAKGRNMLAMTDANELKVVQELVAAAKGGGGFVEYVMPPVEGITPHRKLSYVAPVKDWGWFVGAGVNLDVVEADIARKRHVIMTNSIKHTAMLLGLLGLIFLIQHIAARRATARLREGLAAFMDFFSQAGRSEATLAPGSQPYIELEKLAATANSMIDGRLRAEKALHDSEARYRRLVDNALDAIFLADRSGRIIDANNEACQSLGYTFTELTALNVWDVDIHASAEGFGQLLDMLNEKGAAMLQSAHRKKDGTVFPVEIQTTVFQENGDLLVLGVARDISARIEVEEKLRQSEKTFIQLFQSSPEAIFLVQTESERIREVNEACVRLFGHAREDLLGKTAMEAGLYARQSDRDTILGQLRRGGEIKDYELQMRHRDGRILDCVLSIQVLNIGGERHHLASYHDITEQKKIQEMLIQSEKMISVGGIATGIAHEINNPLGIILQAAENLALRTRPDFPKNLEAAEAVGLDLGLMDRYMKVRKLDVFIQDIREAGIRAAFIVRNMLDFSRRGESRRSMCRMRDIAEKALNLARSDYDLKKHYDFRNIRIEIKEDSDIPAVFCSETEMEQVFLNLFRNAAQAIASADIPAGEPRIEVRISVPAEGWVRVEVEDNGPGIPPEARRRIFEPFFTTKKPGEGTGLGLAVSYFIVTSGHRGRIHAAQGSAGGACFTVELPVQPGSTTQNVER